The Cronobacter sakazakii genome has a window encoding:
- the rhlE gene encoding ATP-dependent RNA helicase RhlE translates to MSFDSLGLSPEILRAIAEQGYNEPTPIQRQAIPVVLSGKDLMASAQTGTGKTAGFTLPLLQRLTANQPHPKGRRPVRALILTPTRELAAQVGENVREYSKYLDIRSLVVFGGVSINPQMMKLRGGVDVLIATPGRLLDLEHQNAVKLDQVEVLVLDEADRMLDMGFIHDIRRVLAKLPPKRQNLLFSATFSDDIKSLAEKLLHNPEEVEVARRNTASEQVTQHVHFVDKKRKRELLSYLIGDGNWQQVLVFTRTKHGANHLAEQLNKDGITAAAIHGNKSQGARTRALADFKTGGIRVLVATDIAARGLDIEELPHVVNYELPNVPEDYVHRIGRTGRAAATGEALSLVCVDEHKLLRDIERLLKREIPRMAIPGYEPDPSIPAEPIVNGRQGRGGGRGQGQPRRQNSEGNRSSGERSRPAGERGRRQDGEGNRPSGERSRRPAGEGNRPAGNKPRTRRAPRKAAGE, encoded by the coding sequence GACCGGCACCGGCAAAACCGCAGGCTTTACGCTGCCGCTGCTGCAACGCCTGACGGCGAACCAGCCGCACCCGAAAGGCCGTCGCCCGGTGCGCGCGCTGATCCTGACCCCGACGCGTGAACTCGCAGCCCAGGTGGGCGAGAACGTGCGCGAATACAGCAAATATCTCGACATCCGCTCGCTGGTCGTGTTTGGCGGCGTGAGCATCAACCCGCAGATGATGAAACTGCGCGGCGGCGTGGACGTGCTTATCGCAACGCCGGGTCGTCTGCTCGATCTCGAACATCAGAACGCGGTGAAGCTCGATCAGGTGGAAGTGCTGGTGCTGGATGAAGCCGACCGTATGCTGGACATGGGCTTTATTCACGATATCCGCCGCGTGCTGGCGAAACTGCCGCCGAAGCGTCAGAACCTGCTGTTCTCCGCGACCTTCTCCGACGACATTAAATCGCTGGCGGAAAAACTGCTGCATAACCCGGAAGAAGTGGAAGTGGCGCGCCGCAACACCGCCTCTGAACAGGTGACGCAGCATGTGCATTTCGTGGATAAAAAACGCAAGCGGGAGCTGCTTTCTTATCTGATTGGCGACGGCAACTGGCAGCAGGTGCTGGTGTTTACGCGCACCAAACACGGTGCTAACCATCTGGCGGAACAGCTGAATAAAGACGGTATTACCGCCGCGGCTATCCACGGTAACAAGAGCCAGGGCGCCCGTACCCGCGCGCTGGCGGATTTCAAAACTGGCGGTATTCGCGTGCTGGTGGCAACAGACATCGCTGCGCGCGGTCTGGATATCGAAGAGCTGCCGCACGTGGTGAACTATGAGCTGCCGAACGTGCCGGAAGATTACGTTCACCGTATCGGCCGTACCGGGCGTGCCGCCGCGACCGGCGAAGCGCTGTCGCTGGTGTGCGTTGATGAGCATAAGCTGCTGCGCGATATTGAACGCCTGCTGAAGCGCGAGATCCCGCGCATGGCTATTCCGGGCTACGAGCCGGATCCGTCTATCCCGGCGGAGCCTATCGTGAACGGTCGCCAGGGCCGCGGCGGCGGTCGTGGTCAGGGCCAGCCGCGTCGTCAGAACAGCGAAGGTAACCGTTCATCGGGCGAACGCAGCCGTCCGGCCGGTGAGCGCGGTCGTCGTCAGGATGGCGAAGGCAATCGTCCGTCGGGTGAACGTTCACGTCGCCCGGCAGGCGAGGGCAACCGCCCGGCAGGCAACAAACCGCGCACCCGTCGCGCGCCGCGTAAAGCGGCCGGGGAATAA